A segment of the Sphingobacterium oryzagri genome:
GCTAGGTAAATATATCGCCAGGGTGTACGGTGCGGAACGCACGTTCTTGGATAAGCTCTTCCAGCCTATAGAGCGATTACTTTACAAAATAAGTGGCATTGATCCGCATGTGGAGATGGGTTGGAAACAACATATGGCGGCGATGCTGAGCATCAATCTCCTGTGGTTCCTGCTGTCCATGTTGATCTTGATGACACAAGGATCACTCCCCTTAAATCCTGATGGCAACCCGAGCATGTCTGCCGACCTGGCATTTAACACGTCGATATCCTTTTTGGTCAATTGCGACCTGCAACACTACTCGGGTGAGTCGGGTGTAAGCTACCTCGGTCAATGCTGGTTGATGTTTTTGCAGTTTGTTTCTGCAGCAACGGGTATGGCGGCCGTGGTTGTTCTTTTCCGCGCTTTCAGAGATAAAACGGTCACCGGATTGGGTAATTTCTATGTATACTTTGTTAAGTCGTCCACACGTATCCTGTTACCGTTATCGCTTATGTTGGCTGTGTTGCTTGTTTTCGAAGGTACGCCGATGACTTTTGAAGGGAAAGATACCATAGTAACCCTTCAAGGCGATACCGTGGAGGTATCACGCGGACCTGTGGCTGCTTTTGTCGCCATTAAGCATATCGGTACCAATGGCGGCGGATTTTATGGCGCTAATTCGGCGCATCCGTTAGAAAATCCCAGCTACCTGAGCAATATGGCTGAAATGATCGGGCAGCTCATCGTTCCGCTTGCCATGATCTTTGCTTTCGGTCATTTTATTCGTCGGCGTAAGTTTTCCTGGATCATCTTCGGCGTTATGACGGTAGGTTTCCTGCTGTTGAGCATTCCGAATGTGCTGATGGAGATGAACGGTAATCCAGCGATTGCGCAAATGGGCGTCGACAACAGCCTGGGCGCTATGGAAGGCAAAGAAACGCGTATTGGAGCCGCAGCGTCGGGATTTTGGAGTATCGCAACGACGGCTATTTCTACCGGATCGGTCAATGCTATGCACGACAGTACGATGCCGCTTTCGGGAATGAACCAACTGCTGGCCATGATGGTCAATGCCTTTTACGGCGGCTGTGGCGTGGGACTGCTCAACTTCTTTATCTACATTGTTTTGGCCGTTTTCATCAGCGGTTTAATGGTAGGACGCACACCGGAATTTCTAGGTAAAAAAGTAGAAGCGCGCGAGATGAAGATCGCTATGATCATCGCCTTGGTGCATCCCTTCCTAATCTTGGTAGGCACCGGTCTGGCTACGGCTTTGCCTGCGCTAGGCGCCTCCACACTAAACAATCCAGGCTTTCACGGCTTCAGCGAGATCCTGTATGAATATACCTCTTCATCGGCCAACAATGGTAGCGGTTTTGAAGGGCTTGGCGACAATACCTTGTGGTGGAATATCAGTACCGGTATCGTGCTCCTGCTTTCTCGTTTTCTTCCTATTATCGGTCCAGTAGCCATCGCCGGCTTGATGGCGCAAAAGAAATACATTCCGGAAGGCGAGGGCACACTGAAGACCGATACGGGCACCTTTGGCATGATGATCTTCACGGTGATCGTGATCATCGCAGCCCTGTCTTTCTTTCCGGCACTGGCGCTCGGTCCGATTGCCGAATATTTTTCTATGATCTACTAATAGCCTCAAAAAAATTAAGAAATGAGCAAGAATCAATCATTGTTTCAAAAAGAGATGGTTCAGCAGGCGTTGAAACAATCGTTTGTTAAGCTGAACCCTAAAATATTATTCCGCAACCCGGTGATGTTCACCGTGGAAGTCGGTACGCTGATTATGGCCGTGGTATGCCTCTGGATTTTGACAGGCGAGCAATCGCAAGGTGGCTTTGGCTATAACTTCATCGTGTTTATTATCCTGTTATTAACGCTTTTGTTCGGCAATTTTGCCGAAGCCATTGCCGAAGCGCGTGGCAAGGCGCAAGCGGATAGCTTGCGCAAAACCCGCGAAGAAACGCCAGCCAAGCTACGGAGCGGGCAGGTTGTTTCTTCTGCGCAGCTCAAAAAAGGCGATGTTTTTGTGTGCGAGGCAGGTGATGTTATTCCGGCAGACGGTGAGATTATCGAAGGTTTGGCGACCATAGACGAAAGTGCCATCACGGGCGAGTCGGCACCCGTAATTCGCGAAGCCGGAGGCGATAAGAGCTCCGTGACGGGCGGTACCAAGGTGCTATCTGATAGCATAGCTGTCCGGGTAAGCACGCAGCCAGGCGAGAGTTTTCTAGATAAAATGATCGCTTTGGTGGAAGGTGCAAGCCGCCAAAAGACGCCTAACGAGATCGCCCTGACGATTCTCCTGGCTGGCTTCACGTTGGTCTTTATCATTGTGACGGTGACGCTAAAGCCTTTTGCCGATTATGCAAACGTGCATAT
Coding sequences within it:
- the kdpA gene encoding potassium-transporting ATPase subunit KdpA, whose product is MNTEIFGIIFMFIVSVVLAIPLGKYIARVYGAERTFLDKLFQPIERLLYKISGIDPHVEMGWKQHMAAMLSINLLWFLLSMLILMTQGSLPLNPDGNPSMSADLAFNTSISFLVNCDLQHYSGESGVSYLGQCWLMFLQFVSAATGMAAVVVLFRAFRDKTVTGLGNFYVYFVKSSTRILLPLSLMLAVLLVFEGTPMTFEGKDTIVTLQGDTVEVSRGPVAAFVAIKHIGTNGGGFYGANSAHPLENPSYLSNMAEMIGQLIVPLAMIFAFGHFIRRRKFSWIIFGVMTVGFLLLSIPNVLMEMNGNPAIAQMGVDNSLGAMEGKETRIGAAASGFWSIATTAISTGSVNAMHDSTMPLSGMNQLLAMMVNAFYGGCGVGLLNFFIYIVLAVFISGLMVGRTPEFLGKKVEAREMKIAMIIALVHPFLILVGTGLATALPALGASTLNNPGFHGFSEILYEYTSSSANNGSGFEGLGDNTLWWNISTGIVLLLSRFLPIIGPVAIAGLMAQKKYIPEGEGTLKTDTGTFGMMIFTVIVIIAALSFFPALALGPIAEYFSMIY